A stretch of the Parcubacteria group bacterium genome encodes the following:
- a CDS encoding magnesium chelatase domain-containing protein, producing the protein MPSKLFSAATIGLTSEIVEVEVDVLGQGLHNFTIVGLPDTSIKESRDRVSSAIKNSGFKPPYQCGRITVNLAPADLPKLTPIYDIPMALGFLLATSQINFDFKNKLFIGELALDGKIRPVQGVLPITLLAKDKKIEEIYVPKENASEASVVEGIDVIPIDSLYSLVGHLSGEKNIKIHPKVEVDSLIKKGGCELDMAHIKGQEHAKRALEIAAAGGHNVLFNGPPGSGKTLLAKTMPTILPRMTLDESLEVTKIFSISGKLPKGEALIVTRPFRAPHHSASSVSLVGGGTFP; encoded by the coding sequence TTGCCTTCGAAATTATTTTCCGCGGCAACCATCGGGCTAACGAGCGAAATAGTCGAAGTGGAAGTAGATGTTTTAGGCCAAGGACTTCACAATTTTACCATTGTCGGGCTTCCGGATACTTCTATCAAAGAATCGCGCGACCGAGTTAGCTCTGCTATCAAAAATAGCGGCTTTAAGCCTCCTTATCAATGCGGCAGGATTACCGTAAATTTGGCTCCCGCCGATCTTCCTAAACTTACTCCGATTTATGACATTCCAATGGCTTTGGGATTCCTTTTGGCAACCAGCCAAATTAATTTTGATTTTAAAAACAAACTATTTATTGGAGAATTGGCGTTGGATGGAAAAATCCGGCCGGTTCAAGGGGTGTTGCCAATTACGCTTTTAGCTAAAGATAAAAAAATAGAAGAAATTTATGTTCCCAAAGAAAATGCATCCGAAGCCAGCGTAGTTGAAGGAATAGATGTTATTCCAATCGACAGCCTGTATTCGCTGGTCGGACATTTGTCAGGAGAAAAAAATATTAAAATTCATCCCAAAGTAGAAGTTGATTCCCTGATTAAAAAAGGCGGCTGTGAATTGGATATGGCGCATATTAAAGGGCAGGAACATGCCAAAAGAGCGCTTGAAATAGCTGCGGCCGGAGGACATAACGTCCTTTTCAACGGGCCTCCGGGATCAGGGAAAACGCTTCTGGCCAAGACGATGCCGACAATACTTCCCAGAATGACATTGGACGAAAGCCTCGAAGTAACCAAAATATTTTCTATTTCTGGAAAACTGCCTAAAGGAGAAGCTCTGATTGTTACCAGGCCATTCCGGGCGCCTCACCATAGCGCCAGCAGTGTTTCTTTGGTTGGGGGAGGAACCTTCCCT
- a CDS encoding DUF87 domain-containing protein, translated as MLFGKKSEKNQEKDEMLENEKIYQEGLATVKDLIAPAAMKVTANYIQIGGIFAKTIFVIAYPKYLRTSWFSPIVNIDFPMDIAMYMHPVDTREILKNLRKSATQVESQIQIEQEGGKIRDPILESAIQNIEELRDQLMQGTEKFFRFGIYITVYGEDVKEIEKLSKEIEAIMEAQMVYMKPAILRAESGFSSTLPLANDELDVANNLNTSPLSTTFPFVSSDLSSNDGILYGMNRHNNSLILFDRFKMENANMVVFAKSGAGKSYAIKLEAFRSMMIGTNVIIVDPENEYKYLCETVGGTFIRISLNSDSRLNPFDLPKIKEDEDPEDIIRNNIASLIGLLHIMLGSVTPEEDSILDRAIRETYSLRDITAQSNFQNFTPNSFPTMSDLYEVLSNMEGADSLSVRLEKYTEGIFSGFLNHPTNVRIDNQMVVFNIRDLEDELRPIAMFVVLQFIWNEMRSNMKKRLVIVDEAWVMMKHDDAASFLFGIAKRCRKYFTGLTTITQDIADFMSSRYGKPIVTNSSLQLLLRQSPAAIDVILETFYLTDQEKFLLLESNVGEGIFFAGAKHAAIKVIASYSEDQVITTDPNQLLEIEQAKKEFDEENS; from the coding sequence ATGCTTTTTGGAAAAAAATCGGAAAAAAATCAAGAAAAAGACGAGATGCTTGAGAATGAAAAAATTTATCAGGAGGGGCTTGCTACAGTAAAAGATCTCATTGCTCCCGCAGCAATGAAAGTTACTGCCAATTATATTCAGATTGGAGGTATTTTTGCAAAAACTATTTTTGTTATTGCCTATCCAAAATATTTAAGAACCAGCTGGTTTTCTCCTATTGTAAATATTGATTTTCCCATGGACATTGCGATGTATATGCACCCTGTTGATACTAGGGAGATCTTGAAAAATCTGAGGAAAAGCGCGACGCAAGTAGAATCTCAGATTCAGATTGAGCAGGAAGGCGGGAAAATACGCGACCCAATACTTGAATCTGCGATTCAAAATATAGAGGAACTTCGCGATCAATTGATGCAAGGAACCGAAAAATTTTTCAGATTCGGAATCTACATAACTGTTTATGGAGAAGACGTGAAAGAGATAGAAAAATTAAGCAAGGAAATTGAGGCTATTATGGAAGCCCAAATGGTATATATGAAACCTGCCATACTTAGGGCGGAATCGGGATTTTCTTCAACACTTCCGCTGGCCAATGATGAACTGGATGTGGCTAATAACCTAAACACTTCTCCTCTTTCAACTACATTTCCATTTGTTTCATCCGATCTTTCATCAAATGACGGAATTCTCTATGGCATGAACAGGCACAATAATAGCCTTATTCTTTTTGATCGTTTCAAGATGGAGAATGCTAATATGGTTGTTTTTGCCAAATCTGGCGCCGGAAAAAGTTACGCTATAAAATTAGAAGCTTTTCGTTCAATGATGATAGGAACTAATGTTATCATTGTTGATCCGGAGAATGAGTACAAATATTTATGCGAAACTGTCGGAGGGACTTTTATTCGAATATCGCTCAATTCCGATTCCCGTCTTAATCCGTTCGACCTTCCAAAAATAAAAGAAGATGAAGATCCTGAAGATATAATAAGAAATAACATAGCCAGTCTTATCGGTCTTCTCCATATAATGCTGGGTTCTGTCACTCCGGAAGAAGACTCTATTCTAGACAGGGCAATTAGGGAAACATATTCACTTCGCGATATCACCGCACAGAGCAATTTTCAGAATTTTACGCCCAATTCTTTTCCAACGATGTCCGATTTATATGAAGTTTTGAGCAATATGGAAGGCGCTGACTCATTGTCAGTGAGGCTTGAAAAATATACGGAAGGAATCTTTTCCGGATTTCTCAATCATCCGACTAATGTTAGGATTGATAACCAGATGGTAGTTTTCAACATTAGGGATTTGGAAGACGAACTTCGTCCAATTGCCATGTTTGTCGTTCTTCAATTTATCTGGAATGAGATGCGTTCTAATATGAAAAAGCGCTTGGTTATCGTGGATGAGGCCTGGGTAATGATGAAACACGACGATGCCGCATCTTTCTTGTTTGGAATAGCGAAACGCTGCCGAAAATATTTTACCGGGCTTACTACCATTACTCAGGATATTGCCGATTTTATGTCTTCTAGGTACGGAAAGCCGATCGTTACCAACTCTTCACTTCAACTTTTGCTTCGCCAATCTCCGGCGGCAATAGATGTAATATTGGAAACATTTTATCTTACCGATCAGGAAAAATTTCTTTTGCTGGAAAGCAATGTTGGGGAAGGAATTTTCTTTGCCGGAGCAAAACATGCGGCAATCAAAGTTATCGCTTCTTATAGCGAGGATCAGGTCATTACGACTGATCCTAATCAACTTCTTGAAATCGAACAAGCGAAAAAAGAATTCGATGAAGAAAATTCATAA
- a CDS encoding PrgI family protein produces MLFNVPQHIDVEDKIAGPFTAKQLLWMFGMGAVLLISWGLLDRVTFFISAVPVALIFCALAFYRPHGQPLVKFILWGVTFAFKPKVYIWKRDYIKKNKSKKKAVFQENVMEEKKEEKREMLADSLKDLARTLDSEGKERNEKMMEIIRRNREKKQK; encoded by the coding sequence ATGTTATTTAACGTTCCTCAACATATAGATGTAGAAGACAAGATAGCAGGGCCATTTACTGCCAAACAGCTTTTGTGGATGTTTGGAATGGGTGCTGTTCTTCTTATTTCCTGGGGTCTTCTTGATCGGGTTACGTTTTTTATTTCTGCTGTTCCGGTTGCTTTAATTTTTTGTGCGCTGGCTTTCTACCGTCCTCATGGCCAGCCGCTTGTAAAGTTTATTCTGTGGGGGGTAACTTTTGCTTTTAAGCCAAAAGTTTATATTTGGAAACGGGATTACATTAAAAAAAATAAAAGTAAGAAAAAGGCCGTCTTTCAAGAGAATGTTATGGAAGAAAAAAAGGAAGAAAAAAGAGAAATGTTGGCGGATAGTCTGAAAGATTTGGCGAGAACTTTGGATTCTGAAGGAAAGGAGAGAAATGAGAAAATGATGGAAATAATCAGGCGAAATAGAGAAAAGAAACAAAAGTAA
- a CDS encoding pilin has protein sequence MTKTKLLVFFLAICFGIFLSSQVTLAACSYVTACNEKNYNNKPVAILDCCTKSNEEGSCQKISSNYVCVAKTSKSCSSYGTDEDSCNEDDNCAFEDGACLNIDEALNNYTSGTAGTSSTAPIEFPNPLRYDTVEGLATNILSTLRSIIVVLSIIFIVLGGVFYITSAGDEGRMKIAKGSIFASMIGLAIGIAAPSFLKEISSILGWNATSSELSSSLSLTQISLNFLNFLLAIIGVLTLIMLIVGGIMYLTSAGDEDRAKTGKKIVTYSIIGITIALASLVIVRQIANLLK, from the coding sequence ATGACAAAAACAAAATTATTAGTATTTTTTTTGGCAATATGCTTCGGAATATTTTTGAGCAGTCAGGTTACTTTGGCAGCCTGCTCTTATGTGACTGCTTGCAATGAAAAGAATTATAACAATAAACCTGTTGCTATATTAGATTGTTGTACCAAGAGTAACGAAGAGGGATCTTGCCAAAAAATTTCAAGTAATTATGTTTGTGTTGCTAAAACTTCAAAATCATGCAGCAGTTATGGCACCGATGAAGATTCATGTAATGAAGATGATAATTGCGCTTTTGAAGATGGAGCTTGTCTCAATATTGACGAAGCGTTGAATAACTATACATCCGGCACTGCCGGCACTTCTTCTACCGCGCCAATTGAATTTCCCAATCCTCTTAGATATGATACAGTTGAAGGATTGGCAACGAATATTTTAAGCACGCTTCGAAGCATAATCGTCGTACTCTCGATAATTTTCATTGTTCTGGGAGGGGTATTTTATATCACATCAGCTGGAGACGAAGGGAGGATGAAGATCGCCAAAGGTTCAATATTTGCTTCAATGATTGGATTGGCAATTGGAATTGCCGCCCCTTCTTTTTTGAAAGAAATTTCATCAATTCTGGGATGGAACGCAACCAGTTCGGAATTAAGCAGCTCATTGTCTCTTACTCAAATTTCTTTGAATTTCCTGAATTTTCTCCTGGCGATAATCGGAGTATTAACCCTTATTATGCTAATCGTCGGAGGAATAATGTATCTTACTTCAGCTGGAGACGAAGATAGGGCGAAAACTGGGAAAAAAATTGTCACCTATTCAATTATTGGAATAACCATTGCCTTGGCATCACTGGTGATTGTTAGACAAATAGCAAATCTACTAAAATAA